The DNA sequence GAACACGGTGGCATTCGTCGATAACCAACAGTGAAAATTGGTTAGAGAATGAATCGAGGTTGCGAACCACAGATTGAACCGAAGCGAACACCACTTGTTGGTCTGTCTCTTTTCGCCCTAAACCCGCAGAGAAAATTGAGCCTTTTAGCCCATAACCTTCATACTTTTCATGGTTTTGTTCTACCAACTCTTTAACGTGAGCGAGTACCAGCACTCGACCTTTTGCAAGCCTTGCTAGCTCTGCAATCACAAGGCTTTTTCCTGCGCCTGTAGGCAACACAAGAACAGCTGGAGTTTGGTGTTTTCTGAAGTAATGAATCACTGATTTTACAGAATCAGCTTGGTACGGGCGGAGTGTATACATATCGCGTCTTGTAGGGTAGAAAACAAATAGTGTGAAATAGCTCAACTAATTGAGCAAAGGTGACTATAATACCCGACTTAGATTAGTTGAGGTATTCATGCGTTTAGATAAATTTCTGTGCGATGCATTAGGCGTCACTCGAAGAGAAGCAACACACTTATTAAAATCCAAGGCAGTGACAGTAAATGATGTCATTCAAAAAAGCGGTTCACTCAAGGTAACTGAAGAGTGCGTTGTGGAATGGCAAGGCAATGAACTGAATGTTCACGGCCCACGTTACATCATGCTTTATAAGCCAGAAGGCTTTGTTTGTTCGCATGAAGATGGCGCAAATCGTATCGCCTTTGAATTACTCGATGAAATCAAAATGGACAAGCTGCACTTTGCTGGTCGTCTAGATATTGATACGACGGGTCTTGTGTTGATTACCGATGATGGTAAGTGGTCTCACCGCATCACATCACCAAAGCACAAGTGCGAGAAGACGTACCGCGTGTGGTTGGTTGAACCTGTTGAAGACGATTACGTTGAAAAATTCAAAGAGGGCATCCAGCTTAAGAGCGAAGATGGCCTAACACTTCCAGCACACTTAGAAGTTCGTGCTGAGCGTGAAGTACTATTAACGATTCACGAAGGCAAATACCACCAAGTAAAACGTATGTTTGCGGCACTTGGTAATAAAGTTGAAGGGTTACACCGTGAGCGTATCGGTGAAATCGAGATGGATGAATCTTTGGAGTTGGGTGAATACCGTTACCTAACACAAGAAGAAGTCGACTCTATCTGGAAGTAATCTTTTCTGCCGTAGATGTGGCCGACCAAGGATAGCGTCGGCTGATTATTTTGACTGGTACTAGGACAGTTTCAGCCATTATTACTATATGTTCATGTATGTGTGCGCATATTCGTGTATCACTGTGCGTATTCGTATATTGCTGCGTGCATGCTCGTGCTCACATAGAACTTAGTACTTAGTCGGAGAGTTATGCAAACGTCTACCCAACAGACCCCAAGCTCACAACCACAAACTCCTCAGTTAGGTTGGATGCTATTTTTGGTTCTGGGTGCGATTGGTGCACTGACACCACTCGCCATCGATATGTACCTGCCTGCTATGCCAACGATCGCCAAAGATCTAGGCGTTACAGCGGGTGAAGTTCAAATCACACTCACAGCGTACACCGCAGGTTTTGCATTAGGTCAGTTGTTACATGGTCCGTTAGCCGACAGTTATGGTCGCAAGCCTGTTCTACTGATTGGTGTATTCTTTTTTGCGGTCGCGTCTGTTGTGAGTGCGACGACTCATGGCATTGAAGCGTTAACGTTAGTTCGTACGGCTCAAGGTTTTGCAGGTGCTGCGGCAGCGGTTATTATCCAAGCGGTTGTGCGTGATATGTTCGACCGTGAAGATTTCGCACGGACCATGTCGTTCGTTACCTTAGTGATGACGGTTGCACCACTTATCGCGCCGATGATTGGTGGTTACTTAGCATTGTGGTTCGGTTGGCGTTCAATCTTTTGGGTATTGGCTATTTTTGCGGTGATTGTCATTCTCGCGGTGATAATCAAAATTCCTGAGACATTGCCAGTCGATAATCGTCAACCATTGCGCTTTAAAACCACGATTCGTAATTACGCTCGTTTATGTAAAAACCCGACCGCTATGGGCCTGATTTTCTCGGGTGCGTTTTCGTTCTCTGGGATGTTTGCATTCTTAACCGCAGGCTCTTTTGTCTACATTGATGTCTATGGCGTACGTCCTGACCTGTTTGGTTACCTATTTGGTCTGAACATTGTTGCGATGATTCTGATGACGACAATCAATGGTCGAATCGTTAAGAAGGTCGGCTCTCATACCATGCTGAGAGCAGCGCTGGTCATCCAATTACTGGCTGGCGTAGGTTTACTTGTCGGTTGGGCATTGGATCTCGGGCTTTGGGGAATTGTGCCGTTTGTGATGCTATTTATTGGCACCATCTCTACTATTGGCAGTAACTCTATGGGTCTATTGCTCAGTGGTTATCCAAACATGGCAGGCACGGCTTCATCGCTTGCGGGAACATTAAGATTTGGTACTGGTTCTGTCGTTGGGGCTATCGTTGCGATGCTGCCAAGTGACAGTGCTGGGTCTATGGCTATGGTAATGGCTGCGTGTGCAGTAATGTCAGCATTACTATATTGGACATTAGGAAAGAAGGCATAATGTCAAAATACTATATTGAAATTCAGAAGTTAGTGAATGATGCGCTAGGCGAGCTATATGCTCTACATAAGTCTGGTAAGGCCATTGATGCGCCTATCGCGAACAACCTTTACCTTGTTCGATGGGTAACAAAGGCGATTAAATCCCAAGCTTATGATCGTGTGATTGTGCCTGACTTGGTTCGTTGGCAGAAACAGGGTCGCTCAAAAGGCAATAACTCTGATTTAACTTTTATCTTTAAACGTATTTCTGCGTTTTACGGGCGTTTTTTCCCTGAAGGCGAAGAGCCTAAAGCGCTAAAAGACAGCGATGTTGAAGCATTCATGGACAAAATGTACGAGATGGGTTGGAGCGTATCGAGTGAAGATGAGCTAACGACTGGCGGTAAGATTCAATTCTTCACCGATGGTGAGCACTCTTTTGCTTTGTGTGGCAAACAGTGCGACGACTCTTTCGACGGTGAGTTGATGGTTAAGCCAATGAACTGGTTTGTTCGTGGTAACCACGCCGAGTTCATTCAAGCGGCGATGGAAGCGGGTTTCATGCTTCACAAAGTAACGGACTATAAGTCTGCGGTGAAGTATCACGGTGAATACATCGTTTACCCTGCTAACCAAGGTAACCAACTTGCAGAGATCCCAATTAGCGTTATTGGCTAGTAGCGGATTCTGGATACGAGATGAGAGATACGAAGAGCGGAATTATCCGCTCTTTTTTTGCCTCTCATAGCGCGTGTCGCAAATTTGCTGTTAAGTCTTTTCGCATCTCGACATTCGAATCTGCTTTTAATCTCTTCTCATCCCGTTATTCTAATCCCGTATCTGATGTGACCCCATTAAAGTAGACACTTAATACAGAGTATTAAGTGTCATGAAAGTAAAATCACAAAGACAATTTACAGACGAATTTAAGCGAGAAGCTGTTCAGCAATCTCTCAACTCTTCTGACACCGTTAAGTCAGTAGCACTATCCTTAGGAATATCGCCGGTGCTACTTTCTAAATGGAGATGCTAAATGACGTCGAAGAAGATTAATTCCCTCCCAATACCTAATCAAGGCCCCGAAAAATCTGTTACTCAATTGGAAAGAGAGATCCGTCAATTGAAGAAGAAACTAGAGATGGCGGAGCTGGAGAATGATTTCTTAAAGGAAGCGAAGGCTTTCTTCGACAGCCAAAAAGAATAAGGTTCGAGTACATCTTAAAGAAAACCTGTGTGAAGCTACCTGTTATTCGTTTATGTCGATGGTTAGATGTTTCTACAGCGGGTTACTACAAGTGGCTCACGAGACAACCCTCGAAACGAGAGGCAGAAAATGAGTCCTTAAGTAACTACTTGAGGCGGGAAAGCAAAGCTCAGCACTGTATTCCTGGTTATCGAAAACTTTGGGAGGCGGCTGTTGCTAACGGTTTTATTTGCAATAAAAAGCGAGTACAGAGGCTTTTGCAAAATATACTCATGCCCGCCTATAACATTCTTGCCCGTCAATTTAACGTGGATAAATCAGATCATGTTTGGGTGTCAGATATAACTCAGGTGCGCTGTACGGATGGTTGGCAATACCTGTGCGTCATCTTAGATTTGTTTTCACGTAAAGTGATTGGCTGGTCAACAAGTCGTATTAACAATGCAAAGTTAGTGCTAAGAAGCCTGAATAAGGCTTGGAAACAAAGGCAACCTTTAGGTCACGAGCTTTTGTTTCATTCCGATCAAGGTATTCAATATCGAGCGCTGGAAACGCTCCGTTGGCATCGTAAACGCAAGATTAAAGTCAGTATGTCGAGAAAAGGAAACTGTTGGGATAACGCTTGTTCTGAAAGCTTCTTTGCGCAATACAAGAAAGAGTGGATGAACAACTTGGGTGAGCTATCACGACAAGAAATGACGATGCAGAGTCGAATTTACATCGATACCTATTATAATCCGGTAAGAAGACATGGGACTCTAGGTGGAATGAGCCCCATGGATTTTGAACTAATCAACTAAACCCCTGTGTCTACTTTTTAGGGGCCACATCAATCCGATTTTAATCGTTTCGCATCCCGCCACTCGAATCCCGTATCTGCTTTTAATCTTTTCGCATCTCGCCACTCGAATCTCGCATCTGCTCTTTAGCCTGCTTCTCAATCGCTTTAACCATGCCTTTAAAGATAAACAGGTGGGCTGGCATCATCGCAAACCAATACAGTAACCCTAGAAAGCCTTTTGGATGCCACCAAGCTGATATGTTCAGTTCACGTGAATCACCGTGGTCAGAGACGGTAATCTCGAGTCGCCCCAACCCCGGGCCTTTCATACCGAAAAGCAGGGATAAAAACTGATTCTCTTCACAGCGAATAACCTTCCAAGAGTCAATCTTGTCACCGACTTTTAGGGTCGGTCCTTCAGGCATTTGTCGAACCGGTACACCACCGCCAAAGAGAAGATCTAACCATTCGCGTGTGCGCCATAGAGCATTAGCAAAGAAGTAACCTTGCTTCGGGCTTCCTATTTGCTGAGCCACCTGCCAAAGGGATTCTAAAGATGCGCTTGAGGTAATACTTGCGCCAGTTTTCTTAGGATAATAGCCGTACCCAGCTTGCCAGCGTTTGAAGGCGGTCTTATCAAAGCCCCAAACATTACTTTTCACGAAGTTTCCTTCAGCGTGGATCGCTTGCTCAACCATATTTTCGAACGAGATAAGCTTCTGAGGGTACTTTTCTCTAATGATGGTCGAACTGGCAATAAAGTCATGCTTTAAGCCCGCAAGAAGCGCTCTGCCTATGTTGGACGGAACAGAAGTCACAACACCTAGCCAATATGACGCGATTGAGGGCGTGAGGAGTGACGTCGCCCAAAGCCTGAGTGGGCGATCGGCTGTTTTGGTAATGTGAGCAAATTGATTTCGATAAGAGACAATGTCTGGCCCGCCAACTTCGAAGGTTTGGCTTTCGCTAGGCGTGTCCTGTGCGAGTTTTAGCAGATAGTGATTTAGGTTCTGCAAGGCAATAGGGTTGGCTTTAGAGTCGACCCATTTAGGCGCAATCATGATAGGCAAGTTGTACACGAAGTCTCGCATGATCTCGAACGCTGCAGAGCCTGGACCAATGATCACGCCTGCTTGCAGTTCAGTGACGGGGACTGGTCCTTTACGAAGCAGTTCTCCGGTTTTCTTTCTCGCTTGAAGGTGTTCTGAATCACCCGTTTGCGGCTGAAGCGAACTCAGGTAGATGACGTGTTGATTCTTTGGCCCAAGAGCTGAAACAAAGTTACGTGCCAAATTCAGTTCATAATCAATAAAGTCGTGGCCTTCTGCCATCCCATGTACGAGAAAGAAGACAAGATCAAAGTCGGGCACCAGTGCTTGTGTTGCGGCTTGATCTGCAAGGTCAAGATACTCTAGTGACAAATTGTCGTGAGGCTCTGTTCGTGCTTTTAAATAGTCGATATGCCTTGCTGCAGCTGTGACTTGATAGCCTTGCTCAAGTAGGAGAGGGAGGAGTTGTGAACCAACGTATCCAGAAGCGCCTAAAACCAGTACTTTCTTCATTGTTACTCCATTTATATCTGTGGTTAAAAACCGAACATTGATATAATAGCGCGATATTTATCTTTATTCATCAACACGTTCCGTTTAGGTATCTCTATGTTGCTCTCTTCAATTATTCATCACACTCGAGGTGATTTTGTTCGTAGGCTTATTGCGATTGCTTTGCCTATTACTTTGCAGAGCATTATGTTTTCAAGCCGAGGCTTAGTGGATGTGTTGATGTTAGGCCAGCTTGGAGAAGCGGATATTGCGGCTGTGGGTGTTGCGAGCCGTGCAATGTTTGTGACGACCATTATGCTGGTGGGGGTTACCACGGGCGGCGCTTTGCTCACGGCTCAATATTGGGGTGCGGGTAACAAACAAGGTGTCAGAGAAAGTACCGCACTGACGTGGCTGGTTTCGACCCTGTTTGCGTTGCTGACCATTGTTTTCTTTGTTTCTTTCCCTGCGCAAATCATGGGTGTGACGACCGACTCTCAAGAAGTCATCAGCCTCGGCGTTGAATACATCGTCATCACCTCATTCAGCATGCTGGCGGTGTCGTGCGTCAGCAGTATGGCGGTAGGTTTGAGAGCGATGCACAAACCTGGGGTAAGCACTTTCTTCAGCGGTATCGGCATTCTGTCTAATGTGTTCTTAAACTGGGTGCTGATCTTCGGTAACTTAGGCTTTCCATCGCTTGGAATTAAAGGCGCAGCGATTGCCACGGTATTGAGCGGTGCCATTGAAGTGGCGACCTTATATGGCTACCTCTATTTCTCTAAACACTTATTAGCTTTTAAACTTTGTGATATCAAAGCGGCTGCAACCGTTGAGAAAGTCGTTCGCTTCTTGAAGTTGTCTTTGCCTACCACGTTTAACTTTTTAGCGTGGGCGGGTGGCTTGTTTGCTTACCACGCGATCATGGGACAATCGGGCGTTCAAGGTTTGGCTGCGCTTTCAGTCATGACGCCGGTTGAATCTATTTCATTGAGTTTATTGATTGGTCTGTCTAATGCAGCAGCTGTTTTGGTGGGTAACCAACTTGGCGCGAAGAACAATGAAGCGGTTTATTATCAAGCATTAGGCTTAACGATTCTGTGTTTCTTAACCAGTATTGTTGTGGCGATTTTTCTCTATTTCGTCCAAATGCCAATATTGAATGCGTTCAGTGCGTTGACTGAAGAGACCAGAGCCCTCTCTGAGAAATTCATTCTAATTCTCAGCGTGGGTATTATTATTCGCTCGGTGCCGTTGACTGTGATCGTTGGTGTGTTGAGAGCGGGTGGTGATGTGAAGTTCTGTCTCTATCAAGATTTGATTGCTCAGTGGGTGATTGGTATTCCACTGGCTGCGATTGCGGCTATCTATTTAAAGTTTCCACCTGAGTGGGTGTATTTGCTTTTCCTCACCGAAGAAGTGATTAAGTGGGGTGGGTCGCTCTATCGCATGAAAACAAGAAAATGGATCAAAAACTTGATAGGAAGTTGAAGTAGGGCGCATCGATCACATCACTTTATCGTTGGTGTGTGATCTATCTTTCAAAATACTTCCTCCTAACAGGGAATTAGTGTAGATTCTCCTTCCAAATTCTAACTAATGTGAGCTGTTTAATGTTAAAGCTGTCAGACCTATGTAAAGGCTATGTCGACGGGGGGGAATTTCACCCTGTTTTGCAAGGTGCTGAACTAACATTAAACCAAGGTGAC is a window from the Vibrio splendidus genome containing:
- the rsuA gene encoding 16S rRNA pseudouridine(516) synthase RsuA, yielding MRLDKFLCDALGVTRREATHLLKSKAVTVNDVIQKSGSLKVTEECVVEWQGNELNVHGPRYIMLYKPEGFVCSHEDGANRIAFELLDEIKMDKLHFAGRLDIDTTGLVLITDDGKWSHRITSPKHKCEKTYRVWLVEPVEDDYVEKFKEGIQLKSEDGLTLPAHLEVRAEREVLLTIHEGKYHQVKRMFAALGNKVEGLHRERIGEIEMDESLELGEYRYLTQEEVDSIWK
- a CDS encoding Bcr/CflA family multidrug efflux MFS transporter produces the protein MQTSTQQTPSSQPQTPQLGWMLFLVLGAIGALTPLAIDMYLPAMPTIAKDLGVTAGEVQITLTAYTAGFALGQLLHGPLADSYGRKPVLLIGVFFFAVASVVSATTHGIEALTLVRTAQGFAGAAAAVIIQAVVRDMFDREDFARTMSFVTLVMTVAPLIAPMIGGYLALWFGWRSIFWVLAIFAVIVILAVIIKIPETLPVDNRQPLRFKTTIRNYARLCKNPTAMGLIFSGAFSFSGMFAFLTAGSFVYIDVYGVRPDLFGYLFGLNIVAMILMTTINGRIVKKVGSHTMLRAALVIQLLAGVGLLVGWALDLGLWGIVPFVMLFIGTISTIGSNSMGLLLSGYPNMAGTASSLAGTLRFGTGSVVGAIVAMLPSDSAGSMAMVMAACAVMSALLYWTLGKKA
- a CDS encoding DUF2913 family protein, with the protein product MSKYYIEIQKLVNDALGELYALHKSGKAIDAPIANNLYLVRWVTKAIKSQAYDRVIVPDLVRWQKQGRSKGNNSDLTFIFKRISAFYGRFFPEGEEPKALKDSDVEAFMDKMYEMGWSVSSEDELTTGGKIQFFTDGEHSFALCGKQCDDSFDGELMVKPMNWFVRGNHAEFIQAAMEAGFMLHKVTDYKSAVKYHGEYIVYPANQGNQLAEIPISVIG
- a CDS encoding DUF2867 domain-containing protein, which codes for MKKVLVLGASGYVGSQLLPLLLEQGYQVTAAARHIDYLKARTEPHDNLSLEYLDLADQAATQALVPDFDLVFFLVHGMAEGHDFIDYELNLARNFVSALGPKNQHVIYLSSLQPQTGDSEHLQARKKTGELLRKGPVPVTELQAGVIIGPGSAAFEIMRDFVYNLPIMIAPKWVDSKANPIALQNLNHYLLKLAQDTPSESQTFEVGGPDIVSYRNQFAHITKTADRPLRLWATSLLTPSIASYWLGVVTSVPSNIGRALLAGLKHDFIASSTIIREKYPQKLISFENMVEQAIHAEGNFVKSNVWGFDKTAFKRWQAGYGYYPKKTGASITSSASLESLWQVAQQIGSPKQGYFFANALWRTREWLDLLFGGGVPVRQMPEGPTLKVGDKIDSWKVIRCEENQFLSLLFGMKGPGLGRLEITVSDHGDSRELNISAWWHPKGFLGLLYWFAMMPAHLFIFKGMVKAIEKQAKEQMRDSSGEMRKD
- a CDS encoding MATE family efflux transporter; the encoded protein is MLLSSIIHHTRGDFVRRLIAIALPITLQSIMFSSRGLVDVLMLGQLGEADIAAVGVASRAMFVTTIMLVGVTTGGALLTAQYWGAGNKQGVRESTALTWLVSTLFALLTIVFFVSFPAQIMGVTTDSQEVISLGVEYIVITSFSMLAVSCVSSMAVGLRAMHKPGVSTFFSGIGILSNVFLNWVLIFGNLGFPSLGIKGAAIATVLSGAIEVATLYGYLYFSKHLLAFKLCDIKAAATVEKVVRFLKLSLPTTFNFLAWAGGLFAYHAIMGQSGVQGLAALSVMTPVESISLSLLIGLSNAAAVLVGNQLGAKNNEAVYYQALGLTILCFLTSIVVAIFLYFVQMPILNAFSALTEETRALSEKFILILSVGIIIRSVPLTVIVGVLRAGGDVKFCLYQDLIAQWVIGIPLAAIAAIYLKFPPEWVYLLFLTEEVIKWGGSLYRMKTRKWIKNLIGS